In the Silvanigrella aquatica genome, TACACAAAAAGGATGTTGTGCAAATGGAAAAGGGAATTGTTGTTGAAGGCGATCCTTTATCGAGTGGTGGGAAAGTAACTAAAGGATCTGGAACTATTGTTAATGGTTTAAGAATTGCTGTACTTGGAGATCCTGTTGATTGCCCTATACCATTACATGGAAGTGGCACCATAACGGAAGGAGAACCTAAAGCATTAATAGGTGATAAACCAATTGCCTTAGAAGGACATAAAGTATCTTGTGGCTGCACTCTAATTGCAAAAACAGTAGGAGAAAAATTTAAAATTGGTGTTTCACAGCCCCCTGAACCCAGTTTTATTGAAAAAGTTGATGATTTAATAAATAAATTAAACGATAAAATAGATAGAGCAGTAATAAATACTCTAGATAAAATTTTACCCAAACCAATACAAGACTTGAATGATCTTGTTAAGCCTTATATCTGTGCTCTTCCAGAAATACCAGTTGTATCAAAGAAGACTGAAATTCCAAGTGCTAAAAAAGTATTAACAGAGGCATTATTAGAGCAAGCCAAAGAACTCTATTGTTTTGATAGGAGTCATTATAAAAATAACTCGGAAAACAAACCTACTGTTAAAGAGCAAAATAAATTAGAATATATACCTTTAAATGGGAGTTCTAAGGATTTAAAATGTGAAGGAAACAAATATATTGGAGGTCGCCATGCTGATACGACTCAGCCTAAGGGAGATGGATTGGACTCTCATCATATGCCTGCTAAAAGTGCTTATGAAGGATCTAAAATGAATCCTGATGGTGAAGCTAAGCAAGGCCCTGCAATAAAAATGGAGCCTAAAGATCATAGAGATACAAAAAGTTATGGTAAAAAAGGTGAACAATATAGACAAAAGCAAAAAGAATTAATTCAGCAAGGCAAATTAAAAGAAGCTGTTCAAATGGATATTGAAGATATAAGAAGAATAGCTCTTGAAGATGGAAAACCCGATAAGTATGAATGCGGAATTAAAGAATATATTGAAAATTATAATAAATATGACCCTAATGATTTTATTATAAAATGAGAGGACTTAAATGATACTTTTTGAATATCATTCCGATGAAAAAATAGGAATGTTAAAGTCTGGAATGTCAATTGATGAGACAAGAAACTTATTTAAGAGTTGTTATAAAAATTGTAAAAAAAGCGAATTCAAATCAGAGTATGACTATTTTATGGCTATTGGAATTATGGCATATTATAATGATTTAGAGAAACTAACTGAAATAGAAATAGTTGAAGAAAAAAGTATATTCATGTATAAAAATATGAATTTATTTTCAAATTATTTAAATTTAAAGCGTAAATTAATAGAGCTGAAAATAAATTTTACTTCTGAAAACGAAGGAATGGAGTTAGAAAATAAAAAATTGGGTTTATATGTTCCCGACTTACTTCTTGATCCAAAAGATCCTGCCAATGAAAAAGCCATTGTAAAAACAGTGTTAGTAGATATGAGCAAAGGCTGTAGCGTTTCCTTTGAACGTCTTATATCAAATCATATTCCTTCTAAAGAAGCTTACATTGGAAGTAAAATATCATCCGATAATGGCCCCGCCATTCGCATAGTTATGACGATCAAAAATATTTTGCAAGCCATGGTAAAAGTAAGATTGCAAAACAATATCGTGAAATGCAAAAACAATTAGTGGGCGATGGCGAAGTAATGCAAGCCATAAAAAAAGATGAAGAAGATATAAAGTCTAAAACAAGTTCTAAATATACAATTGCTCTGAAAAAAATGAAGGANNNNNNNNNNNNNNNNNNNNNNNNNNNNNNNNNNNNNNNNNNNNNNNNNNNNNNNNNNNNNNNNNNNNNNNNNNNNNNNNNNNNNNNNNNNNNNNNNNNNNNNNNNNNNNNNNNNNNNNNNNNNNNNNNNNNNNNNNNNNNNNNNNNNNNNNNNNNNNNNNNNNNNNNNNNNNNNNNNNNNNNNNNNNNNNNNNNNNNNNNNNNNNNNNNNNNNNNNNNNNNNNNNNNNNNNNNNNNNNNNNNNNNNNNNNNNNNNNNNNNNNNNNNNNNNNNNNNNNNNNNNNNNNNNNNNNNNNNNNNNNNNNNNNNNNNNNNNNNNNNNNNNNNNNNNNNNNNNNNNNNNNNNNNNNNNNNNNNNNNNNNNNNNNNNNNNNNNNNNNNNNNNNNNNNNNNNNNNNNNNNNNNNNNNNNNNNNNNNNNNNNNNNNNNNNNNNNNNNNNNNNNNNNNNNNNNNNNNNNNNNNNNNNNNNNNNNNNNNNNNNNNNNNNNNNNNNNNNNNNNNNNNNNNNNNNNNNNNNNNNNNNNNNNNNNNNNNNNNNNNNNNNNNNNNNNNNNNNNNNNNNNNNNNNNNNNNNNNNNNNNNNNNNNNNNNNNNNNNNNNNNNNNNNNNNNNNNNNNNNNNNNNNNNNNNNNNNNNNNNNNNNNNNNNNNNNNNNNNNNNNNNNNNNNNNNNNNNNNNNNNNNNNNNNNNNNNNNNNNNNNNNNNNNNNNNNNNNNNNNNNNNNNNNNNNNNNNNNNNNNNNNNNNNNNNNNNNNNNNNNNNNNNNNNNNNNNNNNNNNNNNNNNNNNNNNNNNNNNNNNNNNNNNNNNNNNNNNNNNNNNNNNNNNNNNNNNNNNNNNNNNNNNNNNNNNNNNNNNNNNNNNNNNNNNNNNNNNNNNNNNNNNNNNNNNNNNNNNNNNNNNNNNNNNNNNNNNNNNNNNNNNNNNNNNNNNNNNNNNNNNNNNNNNNNNNNNNNNNNNNNNNNNNNNNNNNNNNNNNNNNNNNNNNNNNNNNNNNNNNNNNNNNNNNNNNNNNNNNNNNNNNNNNNNNNNNNNNNNNNNNNNNNNNNNNNNNNNNNNNNNNNNNNNNNNNNNNNNNNNNNNNNNNNNNNNNNNNNNNNNNNNNNNNNNNNNNNNNNNNNNNNNNNNNNNNNNNNNNNNNNNNNNNNNNNNNNNNNNNNNNNNNNNNNNNNNNNNNNNNNNNNNNNNNNNNNNNNNNNNNNNNNNNNNNNNNNNNNNNNNNNNNNNNNNNNGGAATTCTTGCACATTATGATGATGCAGGAAAATTATCTGAATTAGGATTGGGTGCTGAATATAGCATGTTTATGTATAAAAAAATAAATTTATTTTCAAATTATTTAAAAATAAAGAGTAAATTAACTGAACAGAAAGTTGAATTTATTTCAAATTCTGAAGGAATGGAATTTGAAAATAAAAAATTAAACTTATATGCCCCTGATTTAGTGCTTGATTCAAAAGATCTTGCCAATGAAAAAGTTAATGTGAAAGCAATATCAGTTGATTTAAGCAAAGGCTGTAGCGTTTCCTTTGAGCGTCTTATATCGAATCATATTCCTTCTAAAGAAGCTTACATTGGAAGTAAAATATCATCCGATAATGGCCCCGCCATTCGCATAAGTTATGACGATCAAAAATATTTTGCAAGCCATGGTAAAAGTAAGATTGCAAAACAATATCGTGAAATGCAAAAAAAATTAGTGGGCGATGGCGAAGTAATGCAAGCCATAAAAAAAGATGAAGAAGATATAAAGTCTAAAACAAGTTCTAAATATACAATTGCTCTGAAAAAAATGAAGGACTATGCAAGAACATTAAATCCAAAAGATTTTATTAACAATTAAATTATAGGAAAATAAATATGATTTTTGAATATATAGATGACAAAAATAGAGGCAAATTAAAAGCGGGCATGAACAGAGAAGAAGTTCAAAAAATTTTTAATTCCCCAATATTTGAGTTTAAAAAGTCTCCATTTTGTGAAGTCACATCAGATGCTTTTCATGAATTAGATATCCATGCCCATTACAATCAAAAAACAAACAAACTTGAGGGTATAGAGATTTTCCAACCTAATCATCTTATTTATAAAAATGATGTTGTTTTACTGGAACGAGATTTAAAATTCCTTTTAATTGATTTAAAAAACAAAAAGATACCTTTTACTACAGATTGTCTAGGAATAGATCTTGAAAAAGGCAAGCTTGGTGTTTACGTCCCACATATAGATGAAAGTTGTCCTGAATGTGCTTGTGTGTATGTAGATTTAGAGGGAGGCTGTAGTTTAAATATACTAGATAAATAGAGATATTTATCTTTCGTAGATAATCTGTTTGGGGAGGGGGATTCTATCCCCCTTATTCACTCCGCAAGTTTTTTAGCAATACCAACAACAAGTTGTACGCCATACCCCGCGCCATTTTTCTTTGGATAGCCAATGGATAAATTATCGTTAGCAACGCCTGCAATATCTATGTGGGCAAAGGGGATGTCATTTACAAATTCGTTAAGAAATGCGGCGCCCACCATACTTCCTGCCGAACCTCTTGTGTTTCCAATATTTGTAAGATCGGCAATATTCCCCTTGGTATCTTCAACAACTTCTTCCCAAACGGGCAA is a window encoding:
- a CDS encoding PAAR domain-containing protein; translation: MEKGIVVEGDPLSSGGKVTKGSGTIVNGLRIAVLGDPVDCPIPLHGSGTITEGEPKALIGDKPIALEGHKVSCGCTLIAKTVGEKFKIGVSQPPEPSFIEKVDDLINKLNDKIDRAVINTLDKILPKPIQDLNDLVKPYICALPEIPVVSKKTEIPSAKKVLTEALLEQAKELYCFDRSHYKNNSENKPTVKEQNKLEYIPLNGSSKDLKCEGNKYIGGRHADTTQPKGDGLDSHHMPAKSAYEGSKMNPDGEAKQGPAIKMEPKDHRDTKSYGKKGEQYRQKQKELIQQGKLKEAVQMDIEDIRRIALEDGKPDKYECGIKEYIENYNKYDPNDFIIK
- a CDS encoding outer membrane protein assembly factor BamE — translated: MIFEYIDDKNRGKLKAGMNREEVQKIFNSPIFEFKKSPFCEVTSDAFHELDIHAHYNQKTNKLEGIEIFQPNHLIYKNDVVLLERDLKFLLIDLKNKKIPFTTDCLGIDLEKGKLGVYVPHIDESCPECACVYVDLEGGCSLNILDK